The Gasterosteus aculeatus chromosome 17, fGasAcu3.hap1.1, whole genome shotgun sequence genome includes a window with the following:
- the LOC120835728 gene encoding uncharacterized protein LOC120835728, with protein sequence MDGVTRRHGSGTYCAVHGCNNSWRLLNVWSKRECFDHRPSTRRQCGCAPPNALYEKPKTDVESRKWLAALKLKNPPKRLFVCSYHFIDKKPTEENPFPELWLGYERPPQQKRRKLDRNTSNTQSDEVCIEPKFKDAAIQWDHSYAAKLDHVNKSTQTEGQTVADDMLLDDDTSLLYTGLRLLYFFTLVKTMLPFSKPSCSIPVVDQILMTLMKLKLNLVLGDVAKRFKVSKGEVSKVIAHWIDALGEQLEPMVAWLPRSVIRANMPPSFKKNHPQTTCIIDCAETAIQGATNLNCRGATFSHYKATNTAKYLVAVSPHGLIMFISEAYAGKSSDKFITINSGFLEALRPGDEVMADRGFTIRDVLHERKVKLNIPAFTYKCGQLTNEQVTRTRRVANVRIHVERAIRRLKVFKILSQTVPISMTPRLDKILIICAALENMRSRLIRLPHEV encoded by the exons ATGGATGGTGTTACACGCCGACACGGCtccgggacatattgtgctgtccacggttgcaacaactcgtggcgattgctgaatgtttggtcgAAAAGAGAATGTTTCGACCATCGACCATCTACAAGGCGCCAATGTGGATGTGCTCCCCCGAATGCGTTGTATGAGAAACCTAAAACAGATGTTGAATCTCGGAAGTGGCTAGCGGCTTTGAAGTTGAAGAATCCGCCCAaaagactgtttgtttgttcttatcACTTCATTGATAAAAAGCCCACAGAGGAAAACCCTTTCCCGGAACTTTGGTTGGGATACGAGCGACCTCCCCAGCAAAAGAGACGTAAACTCGACAGAAACACAAGTAACACGCAATCGGATG aaGTGTGCATCGAGCCGAAGTTTAAAGATGCTGCAATACAATGGGACCACAGCTACGCGGCAAAGTTGGACCACGTGAACAAATCGACGCAGACTGAGGGTCAGACTGTGGCTGATGATATGCTCCTGGATGATGATACCTCGCTGCTGTACACAGGACTGCgtctattatatttttttactttggtgaaAACGATGTTGCCATTTAGTAAACCATCATGTAGTATTCCTGTTGTTGACCAAATACTGATGACCCTcatgaaactgaaactgaaccTTGTGTTAGGGGATGTGGCAAAGCGCTTTAAAGTGTCTAAAGGTGAAGTAAGTAAGGTGATTGCTCACTGGATTGATGCATTGGGTGAGCAGCTTGAACCCATGGTTGCCTGGCTGCCAAGAAGTGTTATTCGTGCTAACATGCCACCATCCTTTAAAAAGAACCACCCCCAGACCACTTGCATCATCGATTGTGCTGAAACGGCTATTCAGGGAGCTACAAACCTTAACTGTAGGGGTGCCACTTTCAGTCATTACAAGGCAACCAATACTGCCAAATATCTTGTTGCTGTGTCACCTCATGGGCTGATAATGTTTATATCAGAGGCCTATGCTGGTAAAAGCAGTGACAAGTTCATCACTATAAACAGTGGGTTTCTGGAGGCCCTAAGGCCTGGTGATGAGGTAATGGCTGACAGGGGTTTCACGATTCGAGATGTACTACATGAAAGGAAGGTGAAATTAAATATTCCTGCCTTTACCTACAAGTGTGGTCAATTGACCAATGAGCAGGTAACGCGCACTAGACGAGTGGCCAATGTCCGTATACATGTGGAGAGGGCAATCCGAAGACTTAAAGTCTTCAAAATTCTGTCCCAAACTGTCCCCATCTCCATGACCCCGAGGTTGGACAAGATTCTTATCATATGTGCTGCTTTAGAAAACATG